In Haliaeetus albicilla chromosome 2, bHalAlb1.1, whole genome shotgun sequence, a single genomic region encodes these proteins:
- the HRH3 gene encoding histamine H3 receptor: MESGGALNGSAATAGRFAAAGTAALGSLMVLLIAVTVAGNALVMLAFVADSSLRTQNNFFLLNLAISDFLVGAFCIPLYVPYVLTGRWIFGRSLCKLWLVVDYLLCTSSVFNIVLISYDRFLSVTRAVAYRAQQGNTKRAVLKMVMVWVLAFLLYGPAIISWEYISGRSIIPTGECYAEFFYNWYFLMTASTLEFFTPFISVMFFNLSIYLNIQKRTKTRLDIFHEVHNQSFTEEMEMSPEAKLSLKCCKWEQKEPAETLDLSKNKAQAAASTASLGAKDLLSTSSESSRKPKCCNKNSCKNSASTLSLEKRMKIVSQSMTQRFRLSRDKKVAKSLAIIVGIFGICWAPYTLLMIIRAGCHGHCISEYWYETSFWLLWINSAVNPVLYPLCHYSFRRAFIKLLCPKKLKIQPHDPLQNCWK, encoded by the exons ATGGAGAGCGGCGGGGCGCTGAACGGCTCCGCCGCCACCGCCGGGCGCTTCGCCGCCGCGGGGACGGCAGCGCTGGGCTCGTTGATGGTGCTGCTGATCGCCGTCACCGTGGCCGGGAACGCCTTGGTGATGTTGGCCTTCGTGGCGGATTCCAGCCTGCGTACCCAAAACAACTTCTTCCTCCTTAACCTGGCCATCTCGGATTTCCTAGTAG GTGCCTTCTGCATTCCCTTGTACGTGCCCTATGTGCTGACGGGGAGATGGATCTTCGGGAGAAGCCTCTGCAAACTCTGGCTGGTAGTTGATTACCTGCTCTGCACCTCTTCGGTCTTCAACATCGTGCTGATTAGCTATGACAGATTCCTCTCGGTGACAAGAGCG GTTGCCTACAGAGCCCAGCAAGGCAACACCAAGCGAGCGGTGCTGAAGATGGTGATGGTATGGGTACTAGCGTTCCTGCTTTATGGACCTGCCATTATCAGCTGGGAGTATATATCAGGCCGGAGTATCATACCCACTGGGGAATGCTACGCTGAATTTTTCTACAACTGGTATTTTCTCATGACAGCCTCTACGCTGGAGTTTTTCACCCCTTTCATCAGTGTAATGTTTTTCAACCTGAGCATTTACCTGAACATACAAAAGCGTACCAAAACACGCCTGGATATTTTCCATGAAGTGCACAACCAGTCCTTCACTGAAGAGATGGAAATGAGCCCAGAAGCAAAGCTTTCTTTGAAATGCTGTAAGTGGGAGCAGAAGGAGCCAGCTGAAACCCTCGACCTCTCTAAGAACAAAGCGCAAGCagcagcctccactgccagccTGGGTGCCAAAGACCTACTGTCAACAAGCTCTGAGAGCTCCAGGAAACCCAAGTGTTGCAACaaaaacagctgtaaaaattcAGCATCCACTCTCTCCTTGGAGAAACGGATGAAGATAGTGTCCCAGAGCATGACTCAACGCTTCAGGCTCTCTAGAGACAAGAAAGTGGCTAAATCACTGGCAATCATCGTGGGCATTTTTGGAATCTGCTGGGCACCGTACACTCTCCTGATGATCATCCGCGCTGGCTGCCACGGCCACTGCATCTCTGAGTACTGGTACGAGACTTCCTTTTGGCTGCTGTGGATCAACTCAGCTGTCAACCCTGTCCTATACCCTCTTTGCCACTACAGCTTCAGAAGAGCTTTTATTAAACTCCTCTGTCCCAAGAAGCTAAAGATTCAACCTCATGATCCCCTTCAGAACTGCTGGAAGTGA
- the MTG2 gene encoding mitochondrial ribosome-associated GTPase 2, protein MLPPSWAVLGGRPAWRPALLLLSPVPLPAGGRQLPFSTTCARCSKNRRLRQKRVISERKLTRYFVDHRKVRVVGGQGGGGGHSFYSEPRKIFGGPDGGNGGDGGHVILKADQQMKSLASVLPFYQGFHGERGGRKNCYGANGAYVYVKVPVGTLVKEDGKVVADLTQHGEEYVAAYGGAGGKGNRFFLSNENRAPTLFTPGEPGQERVLHLELKTTAHAGLVGFPNAGKSSLLRAISRAKPAVAAYPFTTLNPHVGIVHYQDYEQVAVADIPGLIKGAHQNRGLGMAFLRHIERCRFLLYVVDLSVSQPWIQLQDLKYELEQYKKGLSERPCVVIGNKIDLAQSRINLPLLKEQIDDRVIALSALTGDNLEELFLHLRELYDTYVKTEQSRGQSPVKW, encoded by the exons ATGCTGCCGCCGTCCTGGGCCGTGCTGGGCGGCCGGCCGGCTTGGAGGCcggccctcctcctcctcagcccgGTGCCGCTGCCGGCGGGGGGCCGGCAGCTGCCTTTCTCCACAACTTGCGCGAGGTGCTCAAAGAACAGGCGGCTGAGGCAAAAAAGAGTCATTTCGGAAAGGAAGCTG ACACGCTATTTCGTGGATCACCGGAAGGTGCGTGTGGTTGGAggacaaggaggaggagggggtcATTCTTTTTATAGTGAacccagaaaaatatttggaggTCCTGATGGTGGAAATGGCGGTGATGGGGGTCATGTCATTTTGAAAG CTGACCAGCAAATGAAATCACTTGCTTCAGTCCTCCCCTTCTATCAGGGTTTTcatggagagagaggaggaagaaaaaactgtTACGGAGCTAATGGTGCATACGTATATGTTAAA GTCCCTGTAGGTACATTGGTTAAGGAGGATGGGAAAGTTGTGGCTGACCTCACTCAACATGGTGAAGAGTATGTTGCAGCTTATGGAGGAGCCGGAGGGAAAGGTAATcgcttttttctttccaatgaAAACCGAGCTCCGACATTATTTACTCCAGGAGAGCCAGGTCAGGAAAGGGTCCTCCATTTGGAACTCAAGACAACAGCTCATGCAGGATTG GTGGGCTTTCCCAATGCTGGCAAATCATCGCTTTTGAGAGCAATCTCCAGGGCAAAGCCAGCCGTGGCTGCCTACCCATTCACAACCCTAAATCCCCACGTTGGTATTGTCCACTATCAAGACTATGAACAAGTAGCAG TTGCTGACATTCCTGGCCTAATAAAAGGCGCTCATCAAAACAGGGGCCTCGGGATGGCCTTCCTAAGGCATATTGAACGCTGCCGCTTTCTCTTATATGTGGTGGATCTCTCTGTGTCTCAGCCATGGATTCAGCTGCAAGACTTAAAATATGAACTGGAACAATATAAAAAAGGATTGTCTGAGAGGCCTTGTGTTGTTATTGGGAATAAGATTGACCTTGCTCAGTCCAGGATCAATCTGCCACTCCTTAAAGAACAGATAGATGACCGGGTCATTGCACTGTCTGCATTGACAGGAGACAACCTAGAGGAACTGTTTTTGCATTTGAGAGAACTGTATGACACTTATGTGAAGACAGAACAATCACGAGGGCAAAGCCCGGTCAAGTGGTAG